The following coding sequences lie in one Meles meles chromosome X, mMelMel3.1 paternal haplotype, whole genome shotgun sequence genomic window:
- the LOC123934922 gene encoding serine/threonine-protein phosphatase 2A regulatory subunit B'' subunit beta-like isoform X1: MSASPFARFDGSRPCESANRGPPTAHFSLCFAFVLVAGTTSQRSTSRGRAAGCTALPRGRPGRCGVASPERARRLIPCHAEEDPIALCFIPAVLEDVLVVSGVRRFRSPVPAQDSLCQRCVGSTGSPGLRVQTKKEEPLPPATSRNIPTFYFPRGRPKDTVNIDAVIAKIECTFAQFPHERATMEDMGRVAKACGCPLYWKGPLFCSAGGERTGAVSVHKFVAMWRKVLQSCHDDAAKFVHLLMNPGANYLVQEDFVPFLQDVVNTHPGLAFLKEASEFHSRYITTVIQRIFYSVNRSWSGRITCAELRRSTFLQNVALLEEEADINQLTEYFSYEHFYVIYCKFWELDTDHDLLIDSQDLARHNDHAISTRMIDRIFSGAVTRGRKVQKEGKISYADFVWFLISEEDKKTPTSIEYWFRCMDLDGDGALSMFELEYFYEEQCRRLDSMAIEALPFEDCLCQMLDLVKPQSEGKITLRDLKKCKLANVFFDTFFNIEKYLDHEQKEQVSLLRESDSEGPELSDWEKYAAEEYDILVAEEAAGEPWEDGYEAEPSPVDQKLGSLRSPLAQRPFFEAPSTLGTVDLYEYACEDDDLPPS, translated from the exons CCTCCCAGCGGTCGACCTCCCGCGGCCGAGCTGCAGGTTGCACGGCCCTGCCCCGGGGCCGCCCTGGCCGGTGCGGGGTTGCCTCTCCAGAACGTGCCCGCCGTCTGATTCCTTGCCACGCTGAAGAGGACCCCATTGCGCTGTGTTTCATCCCGGCCGTTTTGGAGGATGTGCTGGTGGTGTCTGGTGTCCGGCGGTTCCGTTCTCCGGTGCCTGCGCAAGATTCCCTCTGCCAGCGCTGCGTGGGGAGCACGGGGAGCCCAGGACTCAGG GTTCAGACGAAGAAGGAGgagcccctgccgcccgccacgagCCGAAACATTCCCACGTTCTACTTTCCTAGAGGCCGTCCCAAGGACACGGTGAACATAGATGCCGTCATTGCCAAGATCGAATGCACCTTCGCGCAGTTCCCCCACGAGAGAGCCACCATGGAGGACATGGGCCGAGTGGCCAAG GCCTGTGGCTGCCCGCTCTACTGGAAGGGGCCGCTGTTCTGCAGCGCCGGGGGAGAGCGCACGGGCGCCGTCTCTGTGCACAAGTTCGTCGCCATGTGGAGAAA GGTTCTCCAGAGCTGCCACGACGACGCGGCCAAGTTCGTGCACCTGCTCATGAATCCCGGCGCCAACTACCTGGTGCAGGAGGACTTCGTCCCGTTCTTACAG GACGTGGTGAACACGCACCCGGGCTTGGCCTTCCTGAAGGAGGCGTCCGAGTTCCACTCCCGCTACATCACGACG GTCATCCAGAGGATCTTCTACTCCGTCAACAGGTCCTGGTCGGGGAGGATCACGTGCGCGGAGCTGCGCAGGAGCACCTTCCTGCAG AATGTGGCGCTCTTGGAGGAGGAAGCGGACATCAATCAGCTGACCGAGTACTTCTCCTACGAGCACTTCTACGTCATTTACTGCAAGTTCTGGGAGCTGGACACGGACCACGACCTGCTCATCGATTCCCAGGACCTGGCCCGGCACAACGACCACG CCATATCCACCAGGATGATCGACAGGATATTCTCGGGCGCCGTGACCAG GGGCAGGAAAgtccagaaagaaggaaaaataagctACGCTGACTTTGTTTGGTTTTTGATCTCTGAAGAAGACAAGAAAACTCCAACCAG CATCGAGTACTGGTTCCGCTGCATGGACCTGGACGGGGACGGCGCGCTGTCCATGTTTGAGCTGGAGTACTTCTACGAGGAGCAGTGCCGCAGGCTGGACAGCATGGCCATCGAGGCCCTGCCCTTCGAGGACTGCCTCTGCCAGATGCTGGACCTGGTGAAGCCGCAGAGCGAAG GGAAGATCACCCTCCGTGACCTGAAGAAGTGTAAACTCGCCAACGTCTTCTTCGACACCTTCTTCAACATCGAGAAGTACCTCGACCATGAGCAGAAGGAacaggtctccctgctcagg GAGAGCGACAGCGAGGGCCCTGAGCTGTCCGACTGGGAGAAGTATGCGGCCGAGGAGTACGACATCTTGGTGGCCGAGGAGGCTGCAGGGGAGCCGTGGGAGGACGG GTACGAAGCCGAGCCCAGCCCCGTGGACCAGAAGCTCGGCTCCCTGAGGTCTCCGCTGGCCCAGAGGCCCTTCTTCGAGGCACCGTCCACCCTGGGCACCGTCGACCTGTATGAGTACGCGTGTGAGGACGACGACCTGCCGCCCTCGTGA